caaattggaAGTTGAATGACACTAATTATCAACAGTGGTCAAAAGCCGTTAAGATTTATCTGACAGGCTTAGGAAAGGAACGATATCTCACAGATGACTCTCCTACGGAGGACAACAAGAAACTAATGTGGATTCAAGAGGATGCCCAAATTCTTGGAGCAATATGGAATTCTATGGAGCCACGAATTGCCTACATGTGTTCTCATTGTGAGACAACAAAAGAAGTTTGGGATTATGTCCGGTTATTATACTGTAGTAATCTTTCACGGATGTATGATATTTCTTTGGAGTATTTTCAGTTGCAACAAGATAACAAAACAGTAACTGAATACTTTGCTGATCTTAAGCGAGTATCAGAAGAATTAAATGCCGTAATGcctctctcaagtgatattacaGTTATGCAGAGGCAAAGAGAACAAATGCTTGTGCTCAAATTCTTGGCCGGTCTCAAGCCAGAATTTGAACCaatcaaatctcaaattttagcaGGTGAACAATTACCATCCTTTACAGAGGCGTATGCTCGGGTCTTACGTTCTGCATCTAAGGACACTGCACAGGGTGATGGTGCTCTAATTAATGACAAATCTGCTTTAGTTGCTAACAATGGTCGGATAGAGCAACTTAACTTGGGACGTGGCTCTCGTGGAGGAAGAAGTAGAGGAGGTCGTGGGGGTCATGGAGGTCGAGGCACCCGTGAGTGTACTCATTGTGGTTTGAAGAATCACACTCATGATACTTGTTGGGATTTACATGGAAAACCACCTCGGTTTGCTAATGCAGTTACCATTGACCAAGCTGAATCAAGTTCTTAAGTGAAATTGCTGAAACCTTTCCTTCACCAACAGACAGCAGCCAATTTGCAAAATCCATCAATTGCTGACGCGTATTTTCAGGAAGACGTAAATTCATTACACGCATATTTATTTTAAGATGCAGAACTCTACAGTGATCCCAAATCATTGACTCTTTTATTGTAGCTGATACTGTTGCTTCTCTCCTACCTTTAGAAACAATCGGTAATATTTGTCGAAAATCACcgcccaaaacaaccaattttcCTCCGAAAATACGATCCTCAGAAGCATTTTCACTCAACTTTAAGATATCCTTTAAAGTTCTATCCACCGCTTCAAAATCATGCCGATGTGCCATTGGAGTTTCGTCCCAAATTATCAAAGATGTCTCCCTAATTAATTTAGCCAAGTCAGAATTTGTATTGATTGAACAACTTGATGACTCATCCAAATTAATAGGAATTTTGAAACGTGAATGCGCTGTTCTTCCACCCGGTAAGAGTATTGCAGCAATGCCTGATGATGCAACTGAAAGAACAATTTTTCTCTGCGATCTGACTCGAGCAATCAATGTTCTCCATAAATAAGTTTTACCCGTTCCACCACTTCCATACACAAAAAATAGTCCTCCGTGATTATGTGTGTATGATTCCATAATAAGCTCATATGCTTTCAATTGATCCTCATTCAAACCAGCatataaattatcaaataattgCTGCTCCGATGTAAAATCGTAATCGAGCTCTTCTCTTATAAGTCTGTTCATGGAAAACTGAGCATTTTCAAATGACGGCAATGGCATTGGAGGAAAATCTCGTAAAGATCGACCATTTTTGTTCAAAATGAGTTCGAGTTCAATTAATCCCAAATTTTGTAACTCACCATCATCTATGCGTATCTGAGAGTTTCCCATATCCCTTCTGATCTGATATTGCAAATCATCTGTCATACTTTTCCAGTGACGCTGCCATATAGCATAAGGGTTAGTTACCTCAGAATGCATAAGTATTGTACAATACATGCTGCGTAATTTTCTGGCAGATGCCCATGTAGATGCTTCAGCCAAAGCTTCATTCCACTCATTATCATCATCCAGAAGACCAAGTGCTGCACATGCAGCTTTGAATGTTGGATGCACAACTCCATCAATAGTTCTCAAATGTTCAAAACTTTATGCACCACGAATTTTATTCAGTAACATTCTCAAATAGTATCGCTCACCGGAATGAGGATGTGCATATGGTAGCCTTCCGATACACCTACCTTGCAATCTGGACTCCCATTGACGTTTATTTTGCTTCCAAGTCCACTTACTCGGAAACTCCACAAACGTCAAGTTTCTAGCTGGAACATGGCTCTGATTTATTTCAAACCATTTCGTCAGCATCGTGTCATGTATGTGATCATGATCAAGAACGTCATAAAGATGATTATCATCATTAAATATCACAAATTGATGATCAGGAAGATGATACTGCAATCTAATCACGGATGGATACTGCCTCTGCATTTCGAAATCAAATATCTTCCACCATGACTCAATTAGCGATAAATATCGACAATCTAAGTACTGTTTAATCTCATCAACGCTTCTCTAACGACGATGACCACTTTCATTTGCAAGTACAACGTTATTCTCAATCTGAACATTTGCTCTATCAACCCCCTTACTCATGTACTTGTACAGATATTTAGTGATTTCTGGACGTGCAACTTTGGTCACATTAATATGACCATCAAATATCACAATCAAATCTCGATTGTAAGAAACAACCCATCTGTTGTCAAATGTAAAACCATTAATAGTTACCCTCTTACTTGGATCATCTCTACGTTTGTATGATACAAATCCATCTTCATCGATAGTGGTTTCACTACAAAATCTCTTTGGATAGTGTTTAGAGCACTTTCCGTTCACCATACACGGAGCATTTGGATAAGCATTACCACAGGGTCCGTGTAACATGCACCTGATGACCGTATCATAAGCTAGTGGATCAGCATTTTTGTCAGGTATTTCGGCACAAATGATTTCATCAATATGCTCTGTAGTAAGGGGCTTATCTTCCGGAGCTAATGTCAGAGTGATATGAGTATGTGGTAAACCACGTTTTTGGAATTCAA
The Coffea arabica cultivar ET-39 chromosome 6c, Coffea Arabica ET-39 HiFi, whole genome shotgun sequence genome window above contains:
- the LOC140008658 gene encoding uncharacterized protein, which codes for MAESLSKGIVTSTNIMPMVMPQITNWKLNDTNYQQWSKAVKIYLTGLGKERYLTDDSPTEDNKKLMWIQEDAQILGAIWNSMEPRIAYMCSHCETTKEVWDYVRLLYCSNLSRMYDISLEYFQLQQDNKTVTEYFADLKRVSEELNAVMPLSSDITVMQRQREQMLVLKFLAGLKPEFEPIKSQILAGEQLPSFTEAYARVLRSASKDTAQGDGALINDKSALVANNGRIEQLNLGRGSRGGRSRGGRGGHGGRGTRECTHCGLKNHTHDTCWDLHGKPPRFANAVTIDQAESSS
- the LOC140008659 gene encoding uncharacterized protein; translated protein: MQRQYPSVIRLQYHLPDHQFVIFNDDNHLYDVLDHDHIHDTMLTKWFEINQSHVPARNLTFVEFPSKWTWKQNKRQWESRLQGRCIGRLPYAHPHSALGLLDDDNEWNEALAEASTWASARKLRSMYCTILMHSEVTNPYAIWQRHWKSMTDDLQYQIRRDMGNSQIRIDDGELQNLGLIELELILNKNGRSLRDFPPMPLPSFENAQFSMNRLIREELDYDFTSEQQLFDNLYAGLNEDQLKAYELIMESYTHNHGGLFFVYGSGGTGKTYLWRTLIARVRSQRKIVLSVASSGIAAILLPGGRTAHSRFKIPINLDESSSCSINTNSDLAKLIRETSLIIWDETPMAHRHDFEAVDRTLKDILKLSENASEDRIFGGKLVVLGGDFRQILPIVSKAIDGFCKLAAVCW